Proteins found in one Triticum urartu cultivar G1812 chromosome 4, Tu2.1, whole genome shotgun sequence genomic segment:
- the LOC125554888 gene encoding DNA topoisomerase 2-like, which produces MLPRIARLIFPKDDDVLLNYLHEEGVSIEPSWYMPIIPMVLVNGAEGIGTGWSTFVPNYNPRDIISNLKRLLKKENLVPMDPWYKGFKGSVKKRSSEESGSAYTVTGVIEQVSDTKLRITELPIHRWTYDYKDFLVSSCLNIQKEKSKHKNKEPPFLEDFKSYCDHETVNFEVLLSEQEMNNAKQEGLEKKFKLTDVIGTTNMHLFDPEGKIRKYDTPEDILEEFFGLRLEFYARRKQVMLEVLEKELRKLENRVRFIMALLAGDIIVNHSMLADLLLVLGQQRYDPFPKKAREEPIAVGDTERNDVSHGSCSW; this is translated from the exons ATGTTGCCGCGTATCGCCCGCTTAATTTTTCCAAAGGATGATGATGTTCTTCTGAACTATTTGCATGAGGAGGGGGTGTCAATTGAACCCAGCTG GTATATGCCGATCATTCCCATGGTTCTAGTTAATGGAGCTGAAGGCATTGGCACTGGATGGAGCACGTTTGTTCCAAATTATAATCCAAGAGACATTATTTCTAATCTGAAAAGGCTCCTTAAAAAGGAGAATCTTGTACCCATGGATCCCTGGTACAAGGGGTTCAAG GGCTCCGTGAAAAAGAGATCTTCAGAGGAATCTGGATCCGCATATACCGTGACAGGTGTTATAGAGCAGGTTTCTGACACCAAGCTTAGGATCACTGAGCTTCCCATCCACCGATGGACATATGATTATAAAGACTTCCTTGTATCCAGTTGTCTGAACATTCAAAAGGAAAAGAGCAAGCACAAGAACAAGGAACCACCGTTTCTCGAG GATTTTAAATCATATTGTGACCATGAAACTGTGAACTTTGAAGTCCTCCTGAGTGAGCAAGAGATGAATAATGCTAAGCAAGAAGGCCTTGAGAAAAAATTCAAGCTGACAGACGTAATAGGAACCACAAACATGCACCTGTTTGACCCAGAGGGTAAAATCCGAAAGTACGACACTCCGGAGGACA TTCTTGAAGAGTTCTTCGGTTTGAGGCTGGAATTCTATGCTAGAAGAAAG CAAGTAATGCTGGAAGTGCTTGAGAAAGAGCTGCGGAAGCTTGAGAACAGAGTTAGGTTCATTATGGCTCTTCTTGCTGGGGATATCATAGTGAATCACAGTATGTTGGCTGACCTATTGCTTGTACTGGGGCAACAAAGATATGATCCTTTCCCAAAGAAGGCCAGAGAAGAGCCAATCGCTGTAGGAGATACAGAAAGAAATGATGTGAGTC ATGGATCATGCTCCTGGTGA